A single Triticum dicoccoides isolate Atlit2015 ecotype Zavitan chromosome 2A, WEW_v2.0, whole genome shotgun sequence DNA region contains:
- the LOC119354453 gene encoding BTB/POZ and MATH domain-containing protein 5-like, giving the protein MDDDAGDASPPPGPAPLAATGAPSLRDMAASPTSSRSVTETVNGSHRFVIQGYSLAKGMGVGKHIASETFTVGGYQWAIYFYPDGKNPEDNSAYVSVFIALASEGTDVRALFELTLQDQSGKGKHKVHSHFDRSLESGPYTLKYRGSMWGYKRFFRRTALETSDFLKDDCLRINCTVGVVVSTIDYSGPHSIQVPDSDIGYHFGSLLDSNEGVDVILNVSGERFHAHKLVLAARSTVFRSKLFDDESEGDKNEVNESEDLKEIVLDDLEPKVFKAMLHFIYRDTLVDDYELDASSSMGSILDTLAAKLLAAADKYDLGRLRLLCESYLCKGISVASVASTLALADSHHAMELKAVCLKFAAENLSAVIRTDGFDCLKDNCPSLQSEILRTVAGCEEPCSSGGKSQSVWGQLSDGGDTSGRRVRPRI; this is encoded by the exons atggacgacgacgccggcgacgcctcgccgccgccgggacCTGCCCCCCTTGCTGCCACAGGCGCCCCGTCGTTGCGTGACATGGCGGCGTCCCCTACCAGCTCGCGCTCCGTGACGGAGACGGTGAACGGCTCCCACCGCTTCGTGATCCAGGGCTACTCCCTCGCCAAGGGGATGGGCGTCGGGAAGCACATCGCGAGCGAGACCTTCACCGTCGGGGGATACCAGTGGGCTATCTACTTCTACCCAGACGGGAAGAACCCGGAGGACAACTCGGCCTATGTTTCCGTCTTCATCGCGCTCGCTTCCGAGGGCACTGACGTCCGCGCTCTCTTTGAGCTCACGCTGCAGGACCAGAGCGGCAAGGGCAAGCACAAGGTCCACTCCCATTTCGATCGCTCGCTCGAGTCTGGGCCCTACACCCTCAAGTACCGAGGCTCCATGTG GGGTTACAAACGGTTCTTTCGGCGAACTGCTCTTGAGACATCGGACTTTCTTAAAGATGATTGTTTGAGGATAAACTGCACTGTGGGTGTTGTGGTTTCAACTATTGATTACTCCGGACCACACTCCATTCAGGTTCCAGACTCTGATATTGGCTACCACTTCGGTTCTCTTTTGGACAGTAATGAAGGGGTTGATGTTATTCTTAATGTGAGTGGAGAGAGGTTTCATGCCCATAAGTTGGTGTTGGCTGCACGGTCTACTGTATTTAGATCCAAACTTTTTGACGATGAATCAGAAGGAGACAAGAACGAGGTTAATGAGAGTGAGGATCTGAAGGAGATTGTTCTTGATGATCTAGAGCCCAAGGTTTTCAAG GCAATGCTTCATTTCATCTACAGAGATACCCTCGTTGATGATTATGAGTTGGATGCATCAAGCTCCATGGGCTCTATTCTTGATACTTTGGCGGCAAAGTTGTTGGCCGCAGCAGACAAGTATGACTTAGGAAGGTTAAGATTGCTATGTGAATCTTACTTGTGCAAAGGCATTTCTGTGGCCTCGGTTGCAAGTACTCTTGCATTGGCTGATAGTCACCATGCCATGGAGCTTAAAGCCGTTTGCCTAAAATTTGCTGCAGAAAATCTTTCAG CTGTGATCCGGACTGACGGGTTCGATTGCCTCAAGGATAATTGCCCATCACTTCAGTCGGAGATACTGAGAACTGTTGCTGGGTGTGAGGAGCCGTGCAGTAGTGGCGGGAAAAGCCAGAGTGTatggggacagctttcggacggtgGCGACACTAGTGGCCGTAGGGTGAGGCCAAGAATCTGA